A single window of Providencia alcalifaciens DNA harbors:
- the fabB gene encoding beta-ketoacyl-ACP synthase I encodes MKRAVITGLGIVSSIGNNQEEVLASLKEGRSGITFSEEFKEAGLRSHVWGDVKLDTEGLIDRKVRRFMSDCSVYAYLSMEQAIKDSGLAEDQVSNLRTGVVVGSGGGSPRNQVAGSDGMRAKGLRGVGPYMVTRAMASGISACLATPFKIKGVNYSISSACSTSAHCIGHAVELIQLGKQDVVFAGGGEELSWEMTCEFDAMGALSTKYNETPSKASRTYDQDRDGFVIAGGGGIVVVEELEHALARGAHIYAEVVGYGATSDGADMVAPSGEGAVRCMQMAMHGIDKIDYINTHGTSTPVGDTKELEAIQEVFGHDCPALSATKAMTGHSLGAAGVQEAIYSLLMLEHGFIAPSINVENLDEKAKGLNIITKPTEQALNTVMSNSFGFGGTNATLVMSKYKA; translated from the coding sequence ATGAAGCGTGCAGTCATAACTGGCCTAGGTATTGTTTCCAGCATTGGTAATAACCAGGAAGAAGTACTGGCTTCTCTGAAGGAAGGTCGTTCCGGGATCACTTTCTCAGAAGAATTTAAAGAGGCAGGGCTGCGTAGCCATGTCTGGGGTGATGTCAAGCTGGATACTGAAGGTCTGATTGACCGTAAAGTCCGCCGTTTCATGAGTGATTGCTCTGTCTATGCATACCTGTCAATGGAACAGGCGATTAAAGATTCAGGTTTAGCGGAAGACCAAGTGTCTAACCTGCGTACGGGTGTTGTTGTTGGCTCTGGTGGTGGTTCCCCTCGTAACCAAGTGGCTGGCTCTGACGGTATGCGTGCAAAAGGTCTGCGTGGTGTGGGTCCATATATGGTGACTCGTGCAATGGCTTCCGGTATTTCTGCTTGCTTAGCAACCCCGTTCAAAATCAAGGGCGTTAACTACTCAATCAGTTCTGCATGTTCAACTTCTGCACACTGTATCGGTCACGCGGTTGAGCTGATCCAACTGGGCAAACAAGATGTTGTGTTTGCTGGTGGCGGTGAAGAACTAAGCTGGGAAATGACGTGTGAGTTCGATGCAATGGGTGCGCTGTCTACTAAGTACAACGAAACTCCATCAAAAGCATCAAGAACTTATGACCAAGATCGTGATGGTTTCGTTATTGCAGGCGGCGGTGGTATCGTCGTGGTTGAAGAGTTAGAGCACGCATTAGCGCGTGGCGCACATATTTACGCAGAAGTAGTTGGCTACGGTGCAACGTCTGACGGTGCTGATATGGTGGCTCCATCTGGTGAAGGCGCAGTGCGTTGTATGCAAATGGCAATGCACGGTATTGATAAAATCGACTACATCAACACTCACGGTACTTCAACGCCAGTCGGTGATACTAAAGAGTTAGAAGCTATTCAAGAAGTGTTTGGCCACGATTGCCCAGCACTTTCTGCAACCAAAGCGATGACAGGTCACTCTTTAGGTGCAGCAGGCGTTCAAGAAGCGATTTATAGCTTGCTGATGTTAGAGCATGGTTTTATCGCACCAAGCATCAACGTTGAGAATTTAGATGAGAAAGCGAAAGGCTTGAACATCATCACCAAACCAACGGAGCAAGCACTGAACACAGTGATGTCTAACAGCTTCGGTTTCGGTGGAACCAACGCAACGTTAGTGATGAGCAAATACAAAGCATAA
- the mnmC gene encoding bifunctional tRNA (5-methylaminomethyl-2-thiouridine)(34)-methyltransferase MnmD/FAD-dependent 5-carboxymethylaminomethyl-2-thiouridine(34) oxidoreductase MnmC has protein sequence MKKTAVQTAHLSWNEEGTPISEQFEDIYFSNQNGLEESRHVFLQGNHFPQRFLTHQDETCVIAETGFGTGLNFLALWQAFNQFKAENPNAKLQRLHFISFEKYPLSKADLIAAHRCWPELTELSGQLCEQWPPALPGNHRIILENGTITLDLWIGDVNTQVSILNDNLNNKIDAWFLDGFAPSKNPQMWSEQLFAAMAKFARQGGTFATFTVAGFVKRGLQQAGFTIMKTKGFGQKRQMLTGVLENNLTRPMAPWFARQPASHTDDIAIIGGGIASLALARSLRKRGANVTIYCQDQQVAQNASGNRQGAVYPLLTGNDNALERFFVSGFPFATRFYQQLSAQGIEFNGQWCGVSQMAYNPKSTKKIDNMLQTEWPEEFAVGKDRQQLSELSGVDVNHRGIYYPTGGWLCPAQLCESLAQKLAEEGVNFYFGLSVTSLQRSEEGWELTLDNQKKSNHQTVVIANGHLLNQFEQTKNLPITPVRGQVSHVPTNPALQQLKTVLCFEGYMTPEDATNQHHCLGASYQRDNLSLEYSEEEQQENQQKLLTSLPDVDWTAQVDISGQQSRQGIRCVIRDHMPLLGNVPDFDALMQQYTDLPDQLHHEKSISPSPVYPNLFVFGALGARGLSTAPLCAEILAAQIFDEPMPADDDVLAALHPNRFWVRKLLAGRPITTKEA, from the coding sequence GTGAAAAAGACAGCTGTACAAACCGCTCACCTCAGTTGGAATGAGGAAGGTACACCGATTTCAGAACAGTTTGAAGACATCTATTTTTCTAACCAAAATGGGTTAGAAGAGAGTCGCCATGTGTTTTTGCAGGGAAACCATTTTCCACAGAGATTTCTAACACACCAAGATGAAACTTGTGTGATTGCCGAGACCGGATTTGGTACTGGATTGAATTTTCTCGCTTTATGGCAGGCCTTCAACCAATTCAAAGCCGAAAATCCCAATGCAAAATTACAACGACTACATTTTATTAGCTTCGAAAAATACCCTTTATCAAAAGCCGATTTAATCGCCGCACACCGTTGTTGGCCTGAGTTAACCGAGCTCTCGGGGCAATTATGTGAACAGTGGCCACCCGCTCTACCCGGTAACCATCGAATTATTTTAGAAAATGGCACAATCACCCTCGATTTATGGATTGGTGATGTAAATACGCAAGTATCCATACTTAATGACAATTTAAACAATAAGATAGATGCGTGGTTTTTAGATGGTTTTGCCCCTTCCAAAAATCCACAGATGTGGAGCGAACAGTTGTTCGCTGCAATGGCAAAATTTGCGCGTCAAGGCGGAACATTTGCTACCTTTACGGTAGCCGGATTTGTCAAACGCGGATTACAACAAGCTGGCTTTACTATCATGAAGACCAAAGGATTTGGTCAGAAGCGTCAAATGCTGACAGGGGTACTAGAAAATAATCTGACTCGCCCGATGGCACCTTGGTTTGCGCGTCAACCTGCATCTCATACCGACGATATCGCGATTATTGGCGGTGGAATTGCCAGCCTCGCCTTAGCCCGTTCACTCAGAAAACGTGGAGCGAATGTCACGATTTATTGTCAAGACCAACAAGTCGCCCAAAACGCATCTGGAAACCGTCAAGGCGCAGTCTACCCCTTATTAACTGGGAACGATAACGCCCTAGAACGCTTTTTTGTCAGTGGTTTCCCGTTTGCAACTCGCTTTTATCAGCAGCTTAGCGCGCAAGGTATCGAGTTTAATGGGCAATGGTGCGGGGTAAGCCAAATGGCGTATAACCCTAAATCCACCAAAAAAATCGACAATATGCTGCAAACTGAGTGGCCGGAAGAGTTTGCCGTTGGTAAAGATAGACAACAACTTAGTGAGCTTAGCGGCGTGGATGTCAATCATCGAGGTATTTATTACCCAACTGGTGGCTGGCTCTGTCCTGCGCAATTATGCGAAAGCTTAGCGCAGAAACTCGCTGAAGAAGGCGTTAATTTCTATTTTGGTCTGTCAGTCACCAGCTTACAGCGTTCAGAGGAAGGTTGGGAGCTAACACTCGATAACCAGAAAAAATCCAATCATCAAACCGTGGTGATTGCCAATGGTCACTTACTGAATCAGTTTGAGCAAACGAAAAACTTACCTATCACGCCTGTACGCGGACAAGTGAGCCATGTTCCGACTAACCCGGCATTGCAGCAATTAAAAACTGTGCTGTGCTTTGAAGGTTATATGACGCCAGAAGATGCCACAAACCAGCACCATTGCTTGGGGGCGAGTTATCAACGAGACAATTTAAGTCTTGAGTACTCCGAGGAAGAGCAGCAAGAAAATCAGCAAAAGCTACTCACCAGCCTACCGGATGTGGATTGGACTGCGCAGGTAGATATCTCCGGCCAACAATCTCGCCAAGGGATCCGTTGTGTGATCCGCGACCATATGCCGTTACTTGGCAATGTGCCTGACTTCGATGCCCTGATGCAGCAATATACGGATTTACCCGATCAACTGCATCACGAAAAATCTATCTCGCCATCGCCTGTATATCCAAATCTATTTGTGTTCGGCGCATTAGGAGCTCGAGGACTTTCCACTGCGCCACTTTGCGCTGAAATATTAGCCGCACAAATTTTTGATGAGCCGATGCCTGCTGACGATGACGTACTTGCCGCATTACATCCAAATCGTTTCTGGGTAAGAAAACTGCTGGCGGGACGCCCAATCACCACGAAAGAGGCGTAA
- a CDS encoding GNAT family N-acetyltransferase yields MYSIRLATHEDAQFLPEVEASAGKTFAGHPKFDWIAHSEIQPVENHVNCIANGLEWLAVDDHDQPVGFIMAEHLSDSLHIVELSVQQSAQGQGLGKRLIQQVIEFAQSQQIGQVTLTTFRDIPWNAPYYQRLGFSIMEEAQLTSELQDILQHEMDAGFQAIDRCAMKLSVN; encoded by the coding sequence ATGTATTCCATTCGATTAGCAACCCATGAAGATGCCCAATTCTTACCTGAAGTGGAAGCGTCTGCGGGGAAAACGTTTGCCGGACACCCTAAGTTTGATTGGATTGCCCACAGTGAGATTCAACCCGTAGAAAATCACGTTAACTGCATCGCTAATGGCTTAGAGTGGCTCGCTGTGGATGATCATGATCAGCCAGTTGGCTTTATTATGGCGGAGCATTTAAGCGATAGCCTGCATATTGTGGAGCTTTCAGTTCAGCAGTCAGCGCAGGGACAGGGCTTAGGTAAGCGGCTTATCCAGCAGGTTATCGAGTTCGCACAGTCCCAACAGATTGGTCAGGTTACACTGACCACATTTCGTGATATTCCGTGGAATGCACCGTATTATCAGCGTCTTGGTTTTTCGATAATGGAAGAGGCGCAATTGACGAGTGAATTACAAGATATCTTGCAACACGAAATGGATGCAGGGTTTCAAGCGATTGATCGCTGTGCTATGAAGTTGAGCGTTAATTAA
- a CDS encoding YfcL family protein, which translates to MLADFETRILTRIDDMVEHASDDELFAGGYLRGHLTLAVAELEEENESSVDALYQRVELSIQNAIKAGELTPPDQILVLGMWKTLLDTVR; encoded by the coding sequence ATGCTTGCGGATTTTGAAACACGCATACTGACAAGAATTGATGATATGGTTGAACACGCCAGCGATGATGAGCTGTTTGCTGGTGGCTATTTGCGTGGTCACTTAACCCTTGCTGTGGCAGAGCTGGAAGAAGAGAACGAAAGCAGTGTTGATGCATTGTATCAGCGCGTTGAGCTGAGTATCCAAAATGCCATCAAAGCTGGTGAATTGACCCCACCAGACCAAATTCTGGTGCTGGGTATGTGGAAAACGCTGTTAGATACCGTGCGTTAG
- a CDS encoding elongation factor P hydroxylase — protein sequence MTQHHYQQLIDIFEQCFGEEYNTKLVKGDDEPIYLPADGTTPYSQIVFAHGFFTSALHEISHWCIAGEKRRQQMDYGYWYCPDGRDEKTQCDFEVVEIKPQALDWFFCVATGIPFNVSCDNLEGDFEPDRIAFMRKVHGQVMEYLEKGIPERPLRFINALQSFYNTPPLCAELFPYPEDIFA from the coding sequence ATGACCCAACATCATTATCAGCAACTTATTGATATTTTCGAACAGTGTTTCGGCGAAGAGTACAATACCAAATTGGTAAAAGGGGACGACGAGCCTATCTATTTACCTGCCGATGGTACCACACCATACAGCCAAATTGTGTTTGCGCACGGCTTTTTTACCAGTGCACTCCATGAAATTTCTCACTGGTGCATTGCTGGGGAAAAACGTCGCCAGCAAATGGATTACGGTTATTGGTACTGCCCAGATGGCCGCGATGAGAAAACCCAGTGTGACTTTGAAGTGGTCGAAATCAAACCTCAAGCATTGGATTGGTTTTTCTGTGTGGCAACGGGTATTCCGTTTAATGTGAGTTGCGACAATTTGGAAGGGGATTTTGAACCCGACCGTATCGCCTTTATGCGCAAAGTGCATGGCCAAGTGATGGAGTACCTCGAAAAAGGTATCCCAGAGAGACCACTGCGCTTTATTAATGCGTTACAATCGTTTTACAATACACCCCCACTTTGCGCGGAACTGTTTCCCTATCCGGAAGATATTTTCGCCTAA
- a CDS encoding TSUP family transporter, with amino-acid sequence MDWLTAVAPEVYALLFFVALLAGFIDSIAGGGGLLTIPALLSVGITPIETLATNKLQAIGGSFSATLYFARRKAINLREQIFPVIMTIIGAMLGAILIQSIDTAFLKQLLPVMVICVGLYFLLTPSLGVQDRPQRVSMPIFGVAAGMSIGFYDGAFGPGTGSFLALAYVLLLGYNLAKATAHAKLLNFASNFGSLIFFIIGGHVLWVLGFVMLAGQMVGARLGARLVLTKGQKLIRPMIVVISLLMSIKLLNDSHGDDIKAWFLTLF; translated from the coding sequence ATGGATTGGCTTACTGCCGTTGCCCCTGAAGTTTACGCTCTGCTATTTTTTGTCGCGCTACTTGCCGGTTTTATTGACTCTATCGCAGGGGGCGGTGGCTTACTGACCATTCCTGCACTGCTTTCTGTGGGGATCACTCCCATCGAAACCTTGGCGACCAATAAATTACAAGCCATTGGCGGTTCATTCTCTGCCACCCTCTATTTCGCAAGGCGTAAAGCTATTAATTTGCGAGAGCAAATTTTCCCGGTGATCATGACCATAATAGGGGCTATGCTCGGGGCAATTTTAATTCAATCCATTGATACTGCTTTTTTGAAGCAGCTGCTGCCTGTGATGGTCATCTGCGTCGGGCTCTATTTCTTACTCACGCCATCTTTGGGTGTCCAAGATAGGCCTCAGCGCGTTAGCATGCCAATTTTTGGGGTTGCTGCGGGGATGAGTATCGGTTTTTATGATGGGGCATTTGGACCAGGAACTGGCTCGTTTTTAGCACTCGCTTATGTCCTGTTATTAGGGTATAACCTCGCCAAAGCCACCGCACATGCAAAATTGTTAAATTTCGCCTCCAATTTTGGATCTTTGATCTTTTTTATTATCGGAGGTCATGTTCTTTGGGTACTCGGTTTTGTTATGCTTGCCGGCCAAATGGTTGGTGCGAGACTTGGCGCTCGCTTAGTGTTAACCAAAGGGCAAAAACTTATCAGGCCGATGATCGTCGTGATTTCACTCTTAATGAGTATTAAGCTGTTAAATGACAGCCACGGTGATGATATTAAAGCTTGGTTTCTCACATTATTTTAA
- the aroC gene encoding chorismate synthase, with amino-acid sequence MAGNSIGQLFRVTTFGESHGLALGCIVDGVPPGLALTEADLQIDLDRRRPGTSRYTTARREPDQVKILSGVFNGVTTGTSIGLLIENTDQRSQDYGAIKDVFRPGHADYTYEQKYGLRDYRGGGRSSARETAMRVAAGAIAKKYLQEKFGIQIRACLTQMGSVECEIKDWSIVEENPFFCPDPSKLDALDELLRGLKKEGDSIGAKVTVVAENVPAGLGEPVFDRLDADIAHALMSINAVKGVEIGDGFGVVSLKGSENRDEITRHGFTSNHAGGILGGISSSQPIIAHIAMKPTSSITVSGKTLNRDGEEVEMITKGRHDPCVGIRAVPIAEAMMAIVLMDHFLRHRGQCADVVPAIAPFE; translated from the coding sequence ATGGCTGGAAATTCAATTGGGCAACTGTTTCGTGTGACCACCTTTGGAGAGTCACACGGGCTAGCATTAGGCTGCATCGTTGATGGTGTTCCGCCGGGATTAGCACTGACAGAAGCAGATTTACAAATCGACTTAGATCGTCGTCGTCCGGGCACATCGCGCTATACCACTGCACGCCGTGAACCCGACCAAGTGAAAATCTTATCGGGGGTTTTTAACGGTGTGACGACAGGCACCAGTATCGGTCTATTAATTGAAAATACCGATCAGCGTTCCCAAGATTATGGTGCGATTAAAGACGTGTTCCGCCCAGGGCACGCCGATTACACGTATGAACAGAAATATGGTCTGCGTGATTATCGCGGTGGCGGGCGTTCATCTGCCCGAGAAACAGCGATGCGTGTTGCTGCGGGTGCGATTGCTAAGAAATACCTGCAAGAGAAATTTGGCATTCAAATTCGCGCATGTCTGACCCAAATGGGCAGCGTAGAGTGTGAAATTAAAGATTGGTCGATTGTCGAAGAAAACCCATTCTTCTGCCCAGATCCGAGCAAATTGGATGCCCTTGATGAGCTGCTACGTGGCTTGAAAAAAGAGGGTGATTCCATCGGTGCGAAAGTCACTGTTGTGGCTGAAAATGTTCCGGCGGGTTTAGGTGAGCCAGTTTTTGACCGCTTAGATGCGGATATTGCTCATGCTCTGATGAGCATTAATGCGGTAAAAGGCGTAGAAATTGGTGATGGTTTTGGTGTCGTGAGCTTAAAAGGCAGCGAAAACCGTGATGAAATCACTCGCCACGGTTTTACGTCGAACCATGCCGGTGGGATTTTAGGGGGCATTAGCAGCAGCCAGCCAATTATTGCCCATATCGCCATGAAACCGACCTCTAGTATTACCGTTTCAGGAAAAACCTTGAACCGCGACGGTGAAGAAGTTGAGATGATCACCAAAGGTCGCCACGACCCTTGTGTGGGGATTCGCGCGGTACCTATTGCGGAAGCCATGATGGCGATTGTGCTGATGGACCACTTTTTACGTCACCGTGGGCAGTGTGCGGATGTTGTGCCAGCGATAGCGCCATTCGAATAA
- the prmB gene encoding 50S ribosomal protein L3 N(5)-glutamine methyltransferase: MEKIFVDEAIAELHTIQDILRWTMSRFNAANIYYGHGTDNPWDEALQLVLPSLYLPLDLPDELLTSRLTPTERHRIIERVLRRINDRIPVAYLTNSSWFCGHEFYVDERVLIPRSPIGELINNHFVGLLSDEPQTILDLCTGSGCIAIACAHEFPEAEVDAVDISTDVLAVTEQNIANHGLEHRVIPIRSDLFRDMPDVKYDLIVTNPPYVDAEDMDDLPQEFRVEPELALAAGSDGLKLVRRILANAPRFLTEEGILVCEVGNSMVHLIDQYPDIPFIWLDFEFGGDGVFMLTREQLVEHHEHFALYID; this comes from the coding sequence TTGGAAAAGATCTTCGTTGATGAAGCCATCGCAGAACTTCATACCATTCAAGACATTTTACGTTGGACCATGAGCCGCTTTAATGCTGCCAATATCTATTATGGTCACGGCACCGATAACCCATGGGATGAAGCTTTACAGTTAGTTTTGCCAAGCCTGTATTTACCGCTGGATTTACCGGATGAGCTACTCACTTCGCGCCTGACACCAACGGAGCGTCACCGCATTATTGAGCGTGTATTACGCCGTATTAATGACCGTATTCCAGTTGCTTATCTGACTAACAGCTCGTGGTTCTGTGGGCATGAGTTTTATGTGGATGAGCGCGTTCTGATCCCGCGTTCGCCTATTGGGGAACTGATTAACAACCACTTTGTGGGCTTACTGTCTGACGAGCCACAAACTATCCTCGACCTGTGCACAGGTAGTGGCTGCATTGCGATTGCCTGCGCCCATGAATTCCCTGAAGCGGAAGTGGATGCCGTGGATATCTCTACGGATGTCTTGGCTGTGACAGAGCAAAACATTGCGAATCATGGTTTAGAACACCGAGTGATCCCAATTCGTTCGGATCTATTCCGTGACATGCCTGATGTTAAATATGACCTGATTGTCACCAATCCGCCGTATGTGGATGCTGAAGATATGGACGATCTACCGCAAGAATTCCGTGTTGAGCCTGAGCTGGCATTGGCAGCCGGTAGCGATGGTCTGAAACTGGTTCGCCGCATTCTCGCTAACGCTCCGCGCTTCTTAACGGAAGAGGGAATTTTAGTGTGTGAAGTGGGTAACAGCATGGTGCATCTGATTGACCAATATCCAGATATTCCATTTATCTGGTTAGATTTTGAATTTGGTGGTGACGGTGTGTTTATGTTAACCCGTGAACAGTTGGTGGAACATCACGAACACTTTGCGTTATATATTGATTAA
- a CDS encoding amino acid permease, giving the protein MQSTSQLARGLSARHIRFMALGSAIGTGLFYGSAKAIETAGPAVLLAYIIGGAAVFMVMRALGEMAVRSPLAGSFSQYASHYLGPRAGFFTGWTYVFEMLIVCLADVTAFGVYMKLWFPDVAQWIWVLSIICFIGAINLCHVKTFGEMEFWLSIVKVGAIVAMIVGGAAIMMFGFGQASEHAVGVSNLFDHGGFMPNGIGGVIASFAVVMFAFGGIEVIGITASEAKNPEVTIPKAINAVPVRILLFYVLTLFVLMCIYPWNQIGQNGSPFVQIFDSLGISAAANILNVVVITAAISAINSDIFGAGRMMYGMAHEGQAPKSFTKLTKNGVPWMTVLVMVLVLLIGVVLNYLIPEDVFLVIASIATFATIWVWLMILLAQFAMRRKMTPEQVQQLKFPVPMWPVAPILAIAFMVFIFGVLGYFESTRIALYVGIGWLLLLTIAYALLVKKSGKVKKPEKPTEEVEELA; this is encoded by the coding sequence ATGCAAAGCACATCACAACTTGCGCGTGGGCTTTCTGCGCGCCATATCCGATTTATGGCCCTCGGTTCAGCAATAGGAACGGGGTTATTCTATGGTTCAGCCAAAGCCATTGAAACTGCCGGCCCGGCCGTTTTACTGGCTTATATTATTGGGGGCGCGGCTGTTTTTATGGTGATGCGCGCGCTCGGTGAAATGGCGGTTCGCAGCCCATTGGCGGGCTCATTTTCCCAATATGCTAGCCACTATTTAGGTCCGCGAGCGGGATTTTTCACAGGCTGGACGTATGTTTTTGAAATGCTAATTGTCTGCTTGGCTGACGTCACGGCATTTGGGGTCTATATGAAATTATGGTTCCCTGATGTGGCTCAGTGGATTTGGGTACTCAGTATTATTTGCTTTATCGGTGCCATTAACCTGTGCCACGTCAAAACATTCGGTGAAATGGAGTTTTGGTTGTCGATTGTTAAAGTGGGGGCGATTGTTGCAATGATCGTCGGCGGAGCGGCCATTATGATGTTTGGCTTCGGTCAAGCCTCTGAACATGCGGTTGGGGTATCAAACTTATTTGACCATGGCGGGTTTATGCCAAATGGGATAGGTGGGGTAATCGCCTCATTTGCGGTGGTGATGTTTGCCTTTGGAGGAATCGAAGTCATCGGGATCACGGCGAGCGAAGCCAAAAACCCAGAAGTGACTATTCCAAAAGCCATTAATGCAGTGCCTGTACGTATCTTACTGTTCTACGTATTAACGCTGTTTGTACTGATGTGCATCTATCCGTGGAACCAAATTGGCCAAAATGGCAGTCCGTTTGTACAGATTTTTGATAGCTTAGGGATTTCAGCCGCGGCGAATATCTTGAACGTGGTGGTGATCACCGCGGCCATTTCGGCAATTAACAGTGATATTTTTGGTGCGGGTCGCATGATGTATGGCATGGCCCACGAAGGGCAGGCACCTAAGTCATTCACTAAGTTAACCAAAAATGGGGTGCCATGGATGACGGTGTTAGTCATGGTGCTGGTATTGTTAATTGGCGTAGTGCTGAACTATCTGATCCCCGAAGATGTCTTCTTAGTGATCGCCTCAATTGCAACTTTTGCCACGATTTGGGTCTGGTTAATGATTTTACTGGCACAATTTGCGATGCGCCGTAAGATGACGCCAGAGCAAGTTCAGCAATTGAAATTCCCAGTGCCGATGTGGCCAGTTGCGCCGATCCTTGCAATTGCCTTTATGGTGTTTATTTTCGGTGTATTAGGCTATTTCGAAAGTACCCGAATTGCGCTGTATGTGGGTATCGGTTGGTTGTTGTTGCTCACCATTGCTTACGCGCTATTAGTGAAAAAATCAGGAAAGGTGAAAAAACCGGAAAAACCTACGGAAGAAGTCGAAGAATTAGCGTAA
- the hutH gene encoding histidine ammonia-lyase encodes MTKLTIHPGKMTLDELRVVFQKPVTVTLDKHAHSAIAKSVATVNQIIAEDKTAYGINTGFGLLANTRIASKDLQSLQRSIVMSHAAGVGEPLDDDLVRLIMVLKINSLARGFSGIRLEVIEALIALVNSQVYPFIPAKGSVGASGDLAPLAHMSLILIGEGQARFEGQWLPAKKALEKAGLKPLTLEAKEGLALLNGTQTSTAFALKGLFAAENLLLSGIVCGALSVEATLGSRKPFDARVQEVRGQKGQIDVAALFRDVLSPSSELSQSHANCSKVQDPYSLRCQPQVMGACLTQIRQAAEVILIESNAVSDNPLVFTDNGDIISGGNFHAEPVAMASDNIALALAEIGALSERRIAMLMDTHMSQLPPFLVNNGGVNSGFMIAQVTAAALASENKALAHPSSVDSLPTSANQEDHVSMAPAAGRRLWEMAKNVTGILAIEWLSACQGMDFRDGLKSSEKLEKARKTLRDKVAYYDKDRYFAPDIEAAISLIDQHKLATLFAANSVFHS; translated from the coding sequence ATGACTAAATTAACTATCCATCCGGGGAAAATGACACTCGACGAATTACGCGTTGTCTTCCAAAAGCCAGTGACCGTCACGTTAGATAAACATGCCCACAGCGCTATCGCAAAAAGCGTTGCGACCGTAAATCAAATTATTGCGGAAGATAAAACCGCGTATGGGATCAACACTGGGTTTGGTTTACTTGCTAACACCCGTATTGCCAGTAAAGATCTGCAATCTTTACAGCGCTCTATTGTGATGTCCCATGCAGCTGGCGTCGGTGAGCCACTGGACGATGATCTGGTTCGCTTGATTATGGTATTAAAAATCAACAGCCTTGCGCGCGGTTTTTCAGGTATTCGTCTTGAAGTGATTGAAGCGCTGATTGCACTGGTTAACTCACAAGTTTACCCATTCATTCCTGCAAAAGGATCAGTGGGCGCATCTGGTGACCTAGCACCGCTTGCACATATGAGCTTGATTCTGATTGGTGAAGGTCAAGCGCGCTTTGAAGGTCAATGGTTACCTGCGAAAAAAGCGTTAGAAAAAGCGGGCTTGAAACCATTAACGCTGGAAGCTAAAGAAGGTTTAGCGCTCCTGAACGGAACACAAACCTCGACAGCGTTTGCGTTAAAAGGCTTGTTTGCGGCGGAAAATCTGCTGTTATCTGGCATTGTGTGTGGGGCGTTAAGCGTGGAAGCGACATTAGGTTCGCGTAAACCATTCGATGCCCGTGTCCAAGAAGTTCGCGGTCAAAAAGGCCAAATCGATGTGGCGGCGTTATTCCGCGATGTATTATCACCAAGCAGCGAATTGTCACAATCTCACGCGAATTGTTCGAAAGTCCAAGATCCATATTCATTACGCTGTCAGCCTCAAGTGATGGGCGCGTGTTTAACGCAAATCCGTCAAGCGGCAGAAGTGATTTTAATTGAATCTAATGCGGTATCCGATAACCCGCTGGTGTTTACCGATAATGGCGACATTATTTCTGGCGGTAACTTCCATGCGGAGCCAGTTGCCATGGCGTCGGACAATATTGCGCTGGCATTAGCCGAAATTGGTGCATTATCAGAGCGCCGCATTGCGATGCTGATGGACACGCATATGTCCCAATTACCACCATTCTTAGTTAACAATGGTGGCGTAAACTCTGGCTTTATGATTGCACAGGTGACGGCAGCAGCATTAGCCAGTGAAAACAAAGCATTAGCGCACCCATCTAGCGTGGATAGTTTACCAACATCCGCCAACCAAGAAGACCACGTTTCCATGGCACCTGCGGCAGGTCGCCGTTTATGGGAGATGGCGAAAAACGTGACGGGCATTTTAGCCATTGAATGGTTATCTGCGTGTCAGGGAATGGATTTCCGTGATGGCTTGAAATCGAGCGAAAAGCTGGAAAAAGCCCGTAAAACACTGCGTGATAAAGTTGCGTATTACGATAAAGACCGTTATTTCGCGCCGGATATCGAGGCGGCTATCTCGCTGATTGATCAACATAAACTTGCCACGTTGTTTGCAGCAAACTCGGTTTTTCATTCATAA